One part of the Salinivirga cyanobacteriivorans genome encodes these proteins:
- a CDS encoding GumC family protein: protein MEQNPSQILEAETINIRKLLLKTISYWPWFVLSLVIAGAVAMLWIRSSQTSYVSYATLLIKEDGQSMALDNLLLNQTPKRNIANEAGIIKSIHIKRKALGYIPSGISYYVEEKLKTKELYSNPPFHIEIDSLHLQPYNVPVFINPQEQGKIHVKVEAEHVAFKKPGGTSTSIKPEFIVDTVINPGEWLVTQHMAFKVDALALEGVEGSCFFVMNSVARQVGFYRNLEVTMNKESALLDLTLETDDPQKSIDLLNALIKAYLDSEIEQKLDQRDETIGFIDQLIVEISDTLDRYENQLTDFQTENLTLGIEAKSEDLYSKYSDLQSKLSQLSLQQRYYKYVGNLLEQEKTLSDLISPATLGINEPIINDLVSQLIDLYNQKSEYAYNTRKDNPYINVIDEKISNLQSSLLVNINNNLEALELSREEYEAQLQEIEKKLGKLPVTNKKLKTYERKFNVIDNLYTFLLKKRSEARIERSGTRPANEVIQYATPLTTTPQKRSPVQVFIIAMVLGLILPFGAIQLKSVIFNKVEDEDQVRSVTEIPLLGQVLHVNKKNKDVFANPVSTEAEAFRTLRTNLGFFATREPVKVVLVTSSKKGEGKSFVAHNLARAYAYNKKRSLLLNFDLRKSHSNEKGLSNYLSNQASLDEILQKNEPDLHYVGSGPTPPNAGELITSPLMNDLFEKIRNSYDLVVIDSPPLLPISDASILSDFSDLQLFVVRLNYTPMDLFKQSIRKQSFQNLKRPLVLLNDIQPRNSYYAYQYYQKGY from the coding sequence ATGGAGCAAAACCCATCGCAAATACTGGAAGCGGAGACTATTAATATACGGAAACTGTTACTAAAGACAATTAGTTACTGGCCCTGGTTTGTTTTGTCATTGGTTATTGCCGGGGCTGTGGCAATGCTATGGATTCGTAGCAGTCAGACATCATATGTAAGTTATGCCACACTGCTCATTAAAGAGGATGGTCAATCAATGGCACTCGATAATCTATTACTGAACCAAACTCCAAAGCGAAATATAGCAAATGAGGCAGGCATAATAAAATCTATCCATATCAAGCGAAAAGCGCTTGGTTATATTCCTTCGGGAATATCATATTATGTAGAAGAAAAACTAAAGACAAAAGAGCTCTACTCCAATCCACCATTTCATATTGAGATTGATTCTTTGCACCTTCAGCCTTATAATGTTCCTGTATTTATAAATCCACAAGAACAGGGTAAGATTCATGTAAAGGTGGAAGCTGAGCATGTAGCATTTAAAAAGCCCGGGGGCACATCGACTTCTATAAAGCCTGAATTTATTGTTGATACAGTTATTAATCCTGGTGAATGGCTGGTTACTCAACATATGGCTTTTAAAGTTGATGCACTCGCATTAGAGGGTGTCGAAGGCTCATGTTTTTTTGTGATGAACAGTGTTGCCCGGCAGGTCGGATTTTATCGTAATCTGGAAGTTACGATGAATAAAGAATCAGCATTACTTGACCTGACCCTGGAAACGGATGACCCTCAGAAATCCATAGATTTGCTAAATGCACTAATAAAAGCGTATCTTGATTCTGAGATTGAACAAAAGCTAGACCAGCGTGATGAAACCATTGGTTTTATCGATCAGCTTATTGTAGAGATTTCAGATACACTCGACCGATACGAAAATCAGCTTACTGATTTTCAGACGGAAAATCTGACCCTTGGTATTGAGGCAAAAAGTGAAGATCTTTATAGTAAATACAGTGATTTGCAAAGTAAGCTTTCGCAGTTGTCGCTGCAACAGCGGTACTATAAATATGTGGGTAATTTGCTTGAACAGGAGAAAACCCTCAGCGACCTGATTTCTCCTGCAACGCTTGGAATCAACGAGCCCATAATCAACGATTTAGTAAGTCAACTAATCGATCTTTATAATCAAAAAAGCGAATATGCTTATAATACGAGGAAGGACAACCCATACATTAATGTAATTGACGAAAAAATATCCAATCTGCAGTCCTCCCTTCTGGTAAATATAAACAACAACCTCGAGGCGCTCGAACTCTCAAGAGAGGAGTATGAAGCACAACTGCAGGAAATAGAAAAGAAACTGGGCAAACTGCCTGTCACCAATAAAAAACTTAAAACCTACGAGCGAAAATTTAATGTAATAGATAACCTTTATACTTTTCTATTAAAAAAGCGCTCTGAAGCACGTATTGAACGTTCCGGAACAAGACCTGCCAATGAAGTTATACAATATGCCACACCGCTTACAACTACTCCGCAGAAACGCAGTCCTGTTCAGGTTTTCATTATTGCCATGGTGCTTGGTTTAATTCTTCCCTTTGGTGCCATACAGCTTAAATCCGTGATTTTTAATAAGGTTGAAGATGAGGATCAGGTGCGTAGTGTAACAGAAATACCATTGTTGGGACAGGTTTTACATGTAAACAAAAAGAATAAAGATGTATTTGCAAATCCGGTTTCAACCGAAGCAGAAGCATTTCGCACTTTAAGAACAAATCTTGGCTTTTTTGCCACGCGTGAGCCTGTTAAAGTTGTGTTGGTGACATCTTCAAAAAAAGGAGAGGGGAAAAGCTTTGTTGCGCATAACCTTGCCAGGGCTTATGCTTATAATAAGAAACGTAGTTTGCTGTTGAATTTTGATCTGCGCAAGTCACATTCTAACGAAAAAGGATTGTCGAATTATTTGAGTAACCAGGCATCGTTGGATGAAATATTGCAAAAAAATGAGCCCGACTTGCATTATGTTGGTTCCGGCCCAACACCTCCCAATGCAGGAGAGTTAATAACCAGCCCGTTAATGAATGATTTGTTTGAGAAAATACGCAATAGCTATGATCTTGTTGTAATTGACAGCCCGCCATTATTACCCATATCAGATGCTTCTATTTTGTCTGATTTTTCTGATTTGCAACTGTTTGTGGTAAGGCTTAATTATACACCAATGGATTTGTTTAAACAAAGTATACGTAAGCAGAGCTTCCAAAACCTCAAGCGGCCTCTGGTTTTATTAAACGACATTCAACCCAGAAATTCTTATTACGCTTATCAGTATTATCAGAAGGGGTATTAG
- a CDS encoding polysaccharide biosynthesis/export family protein — MKKLIFLQAIIVIVLLSSCISQKKVWLMQDQVPQTQNEFTNPRQESYKVKPGDRLFIKVYSSDKQTSKFFQTDLPNFMNSTYQYLNSYPVDPEGYLNFSFIEKLEVEGLTVREVEKALQETLNEYFKDVTVVVKLVNFQVTVLGEVENEGKYTINEERINLLQSIALAGGIKEFGDRENVSLIRHSKNGSKVHYLDLTDKKILESELYHIQPGDVIYVKSLKSKSFTYETFPYSVLLSSMAIIVSVVSILK, encoded by the coding sequence ATGAAAAAATTAATTTTTTTACAGGCAATAATCGTTATTGTGCTATTAAGTTCTTGTATTAGCCAGAAAAAAGTTTGGTTAATGCAGGATCAGGTACCACAAACACAAAACGAGTTTACCAATCCACGTCAGGAATCATATAAAGTGAAGCCGGGCGATCGATTGTTTATTAAAGTTTATAGCAGCGATAAGCAAACAAGTAAGTTTTTCCAAACGGATCTGCCAAACTTTATGAATAGTACATATCAGTACTTAAATAGCTACCCGGTTGATCCGGAAGGTTATCTAAACTTCTCATTTATAGAAAAATTAGAGGTCGAAGGCCTTACAGTAAGAGAGGTTGAAAAGGCCCTTCAGGAAACTTTAAATGAATATTTTAAAGATGTTACGGTTGTGGTAAAACTTGTCAATTTCCAGGTAACCGTGCTTGGAGAGGTTGAGAATGAAGGTAAATATACAATCAATGAAGAACGTATTAATTTACTTCAGTCAATTGCACTTGCCGGAGGAATTAAAGAGTTTGGCGACCGTGAGAATGTATCGTTGATACGGCATAGTAAGAACGGTTCCAAAGTACATTACCTTGATCTTACGGATAAAAAAATTCTGGAATCTGAGTTATACCATATTCAGCCCGGCGATGTAATTTATGTAAAATCATTAAAAAGCAAATCATTCACATACGAGACATTTCCTTATTCGGTATTATTGTCTTCAATGGCCATTATCGTTTCAGTTGTTTCTATTTTAAAATAA
- a CDS encoding SPOR domain-containing protein, whose amino-acid sequence MGHRSLFLLALLLFVAGNSYAQSMWGTLFSEDKSKELESAYQDVTGAEQQIPFESLKDYVKTLNDYALLHFQELNDEFQKKIVSRLVNTDSMDFYNNQKSYDWWQKKFLQLSEIMPVFVIQKQVGKFNKPIDTLEIKVPGTDKVISVIVNNEIIKGYLFSRQPDSLLAEQDLRHLYSNDVYDLIAFYRTGRIPKRSAETTRILAKDTIKKETFVADAPDTKSNDVDNTDGKKYESRKEPETSDEKTESTPIPPADLSKGIAYRIQIAAARNPLSGDELNARYQGDRSKKQFREEGWIKYYVAETPTLDKARNILQEKGMPRDAFIMAYKNGQKAPEYLRKTFGKSSSGFRDLAPLTYNGKIWVVQIAADQKPLEVKDINSRYSGNKTVYYIKEGVWHRYSIGVFDSFQSADGLRKTCGVSDAFVAAYLNGHRLDSWTGRQEKLSDDPIKYIVQVAASFKKLPDAELKERYRGDSTVIYFQENGYHKYAIGYYKTFKKAIEAKEGCGVPDAFIKAYQGDKKVSLFKAKNITD is encoded by the coding sequence ATGGGACATCGAAGTCTTTTTTTATTGGCGCTTTTACTTTTTGTCGCTGGCAATTCATATGCCCAGTCGATGTGGGGGACGCTTTTTTCTGAAGATAAGTCAAAAGAGCTGGAATCTGCCTATCAGGATGTAACAGGCGCTGAACAACAAATTCCATTTGAATCGCTGAAAGACTATGTTAAGACCCTTAATGATTATGCACTGCTGCATTTTCAGGAACTCAATGATGAGTTTCAGAAAAAAATTGTTTCACGTCTGGTGAATACAGATTCGATGGATTTTTACAACAATCAGAAATCATATGATTGGTGGCAGAAAAAGTTCCTGCAGTTAAGTGAAATTATGCCGGTTTTTGTAATACAAAAACAAGTAGGAAAATTCAATAAGCCAATCGATACTTTGGAGATTAAAGTACCCGGAACCGATAAGGTTATTTCGGTTATTGTAAACAACGAGATCATTAAAGGTTATTTGTTTTCACGACAACCAGATAGTTTGTTGGCTGAGCAGGATCTGAGGCATTTATATTCCAATGATGTGTACGATTTAATTGCATTTTACAGAACAGGAAGAATTCCGAAAAGAAGTGCAGAGACCACACGAATATTGGCAAAGGATACAATAAAAAAAGAAACTTTTGTTGCCGATGCACCCGACACTAAAAGTAATGATGTTGACAATACCGATGGAAAGAAGTATGAAAGCCGGAAAGAACCTGAAACAAGTGATGAAAAAACAGAATCGACACCAATTCCACCAGCCGATCTTTCGAAGGGTATTGCTTACCGGATACAAATAGCAGCAGCCCGTAATCCGCTTTCAGGTGATGAGCTGAATGCGCGATATCAGGGTGATAGAAGTAAAAAACAATTCAGAGAAGAGGGGTGGATAAAATATTATGTGGCTGAGACACCAACTTTAGATAAAGCCAGAAATATTTTACAAGAAAAAGGTATGCCCCGGGATGCTTTTATTATGGCTTATAAAAATGGGCAAAAAGCACCAGAATACCTGCGCAAAACTTTTGGAAAAAGCTCTAGTGGGTTCAGAGATTTAGCTCCGCTGACTTATAATGGTAAAATATGGGTAGTTCAAATTGCAGCCGATCAAAAACCACTTGAGGTAAAAGATATTAATAGCAGGTATTCAGGAAATAAAACTGTTTACTACATAAAGGAGGGGGTGTGGCACAGATACTCAATAGGTGTTTTTGATAGTTTTCAGTCGGCCGATGGTTTAAGAAAAACATGCGGAGTTTCCGATGCCTTTGTGGCGGCATACCTAAATGGACATCGGCTGGATTCATGGACCGGCAGGCAGGAAAAATTATCTGACGACCCAATAAAATATATTGTGCAGGTGGCAGCATCCTTTAAAAAATTGCCTGATGCGGAATTAAAGGAACGCTACAGGGGAGACAGTACAGTAATCTATTTCCAGGAAAATGGTTACCATAAATATGCTATTGGATACTACAAAACTTTTAAGAAAGCAATTGAAGCAAAAGAAGGCTGTGGTGTTCCGGATGCATTTATTAAAGCCTACCAGGGTGATAAAAAAGTGAGTTTGTTTAAAGCAAAAAATATTACGGATTAA
- a CDS encoding ABC transporter substrate-binding protein: MRGKFYILIISALTLLFTMGCKLHKTDESKVFRYNESKGIGSLDPAYARSQTIIWPVHQIFDGLVQFDSLLNIKPAIAKKWKISEDGLFYTFTLRKDVEFHKHKLFKKPDSRRVNAHDFVYSFNRIMDPATSSPGAWVFSYLDKKYGKNGCKAPNDSTLQIKLKKPFPPFIGLLGMKYCAVVPEEIISHYGNAFGQHPIGTGPFMMHKWKQGDVILLKSNPDYYEKDKNGRRLPYIESVVISFITDKQSEFMEFMLGNLDFISGINAQYKDALLTRDGQLREKHKDKIYLQTGHYLNTEYFGFNLDSTTGQVVPKAVRQAINYCFDREEMVTYLRNNMAYPAHNGMVPPALTRNYPQKVKGYHYNPDLARRILDEAGFHDGYNQPIQLLTTSDYIDICEYIQHKASRIGINIEINLGTGASYRNMISKGKVPMFRASWIADYPDAENYLALFYSKNKSPQGPNYTRFGDSVADRYYKASLKPANQQKRDKFYYKMEKRVISFSPVVPLYYDKVVRFVQNDIQGLPVNPFNLLELKHIKKTEKKD; encoded by the coding sequence ATGCGCGGAAAATTTTACATTTTAATCATTTCAGCCCTTACACTTTTGTTTACAATGGGCTGCAAATTGCATAAAACTGATGAGTCAAAGGTTTTCAGGTATAACGAATCCAAAGGCATTGGAAGCCTTGACCCTGCTTATGCGAGAAGCCAAACGATTATTTGGCCGGTGCATCAAATCTTCGACGGACTCGTACAATTTGATTCTTTACTGAATATCAAACCAGCTATTGCAAAAAAATGGAAAATATCGGAGGACGGGTTATTTTACACCTTTACACTCCGCAAAGATGTAGAATTTCATAAACATAAGCTTTTTAAAAAACCGGATAGCAGAAGAGTTAATGCGCACGATTTTGTTTATAGTTTTAACCGGATAATGGATCCGGCCACATCAAGCCCGGGAGCATGGGTTTTTTCCTATTTAGATAAAAAGTATGGAAAAAATGGTTGCAAAGCCCCGAATGACTCAACACTGCAAATAAAACTCAAAAAGCCTTTTCCACCTTTCATCGGGTTACTTGGGATGAAGTATTGCGCAGTAGTTCCTGAGGAAATCATTAGTCATTACGGGAATGCATTTGGCCAGCATCCTATAGGAACAGGTCCATTTATGATGCACAAATGGAAGCAAGGCGATGTAATTTTACTAAAAAGCAACCCTGATTACTACGAAAAAGACAAAAATGGAAGACGCTTACCCTATATAGAATCAGTTGTAATCAGCTTTATTACTGACAAACAAAGTGAGTTTATGGAGTTCATGCTGGGTAATTTAGATTTCATTTCCGGTATTAACGCACAGTACAAAGATGCCTTGCTCACAAGAGACGGACAGTTAAGGGAAAAACATAAAGACAAAATATATCTGCAAACCGGACATTATCTGAATACCGAATACTTTGGATTTAATTTGGACAGCACTACAGGACAAGTAGTTCCAAAAGCAGTAAGACAAGCCATTAACTACTGCTTTGACCGTGAAGAAATGGTCACCTATCTAAGAAACAACATGGCTTATCCGGCTCACAACGGCATGGTGCCGCCTGCCCTCACAAGAAACTACCCCCAAAAGGTAAAGGGTTACCACTACAACCCTGATTTAGCAAGAAGAATACTAGATGAAGCAGGATTTCATGATGGGTATAACCAGCCCATTCAATTACTCACGACCAGCGATTATATCGACATTTGTGAGTACATACAGCATAAAGCCTCGCGCATAGGCATAAATATTGAGATAAATCTTGGAACAGGGGCATCATATAGAAATATGATTTCAAAAGGAAAAGTACCAATGTTTCGTGCAAGCTGGATTGCAGATTATCCGGATGCTGAAAATTACCTTGCCCTTTTTTACAGCAAAAACAAAAGCCCACAGGGACCAAATTACACCAGATTCGGAGACAGCGTTGCAGACCGTTATTACAAGGCATCATTAAAGCCAGCAAACCAACAAAAAAGAGATAAATTCTATTATAAAATGGAAAAACGGGTTATATCTTTCAGTCCGGTAGTACCTTTGTACTATGATAAAGTAGTACGTTTTGTACAAAACGATATACAAGGGCTGCCAGTCAACCCATTTAATCTTTTGGAATTGAAACACATAAAGAAAACAGAAAAAAAGGATTAA
- a CDS encoding VPS10 domain-containing protein produces MKRISLLLTGLFMAVFLSAQPWTQNLPADKSSGELTLFDYQKAFEAYWEAYDLKDGYIINSNGEKQKAPGWKQFKRWEWYWETRVDPETGAFPDVNPMNIYKNWAAKNTTNGNFNDNWQSMGPNSSAGGYAGVGRINTIAFHPTDNDQYWIAAPSGGLWYTNNNGTSWTCLTDDNPVLGISDVLVPDDYETSNTIYIATGDRDGWDNNSVGVLKSTDGGATWNSTGLSFNIADGEMVSRLLQDPNDPETIIASTTNGVFKTNDGGDTWDQLYAYAYFIDMEYKPGDFSTLYGAKQNGQIMASTDGGESWSIILSLSASRTEIAVSPANPDVIYAIAANGSGGLSSIQKSTDSGNTFTELVDGSANGKNYLGWDNGYDDGGQGWYDLAIAVSPLDADIALIGGINTWRTTDGGQTWNMVNHWTGSYSAQAVHADKHMLKYRDNGDLFECNDGGVYISSTDGSNGSYNDKTNGMTISQIYRLGVSQTNSDEVIIGLQDNGTKLTYDNFWDDVRGGDGMECIIDYTDENIQYNTVYYGSIRRTTNHWSWSTDITPSGAQQGAWVAPYVMDQNDHNTLYAGYANVWKTTNQGNSWTQISTMNSSNKLRSLAVAPSNSDVIYTADLYNIWRTTDGGTTWDNISQGISNAVTYITVKHDDPNTLWVTVGGYNSSKVYESTNGGDSWSDISAGLPSIPATSIVENKLMDNPRILYLSTELGIFIKKGNEDWVPFSRNLPNVHVEELEIYYDETTPENSMLRAASYGRGLWENPITLNNNITFHIVSQDDEDVANALINLEGADPLMTNIGGLASAELISGYYPVTITAAGYETFNDTVLIHGSNIVELEMTRGSYNVDFNVSNSSNGNNIENAEISISEGTTLTTNNSGNASVTLTSGDYTYSVNAVGYDPITNESFSVMNASQINITMNAVGLTNMDDKDFDIYPNPASDNLFIDVDGVYNVKLYTESGKILKELEVNNQGMIDIKEIASGVYFIELKNGDRKAIQKIIIE; encoded by the coding sequence ATGAAACGTATTAGTTTGTTACTCACAGGCCTGTTCATGGCCGTTTTTCTCTCTGCTCAGCCCTGGACGCAAAACCTCCCGGCTGACAAATCAAGTGGAGAATTAACCCTGTTTGATTACCAAAAAGCATTTGAAGCCTATTGGGAAGCATATGACCTAAAAGACGGTTATATCATAAATAGCAATGGTGAAAAACAAAAAGCTCCGGGATGGAAGCAATTTAAAAGATGGGAATGGTATTGGGAAACAAGAGTTGACCCTGAAACAGGGGCATTCCCTGATGTAAATCCGATGAATATTTATAAGAATTGGGCAGCAAAAAACACAACCAACGGTAACTTCAATGACAATTGGCAAAGCATGGGCCCAAATTCTTCTGCAGGTGGCTATGCCGGAGTTGGCAGAATCAACACCATTGCATTTCACCCCACAGATAATGACCAGTATTGGATTGCCGCTCCCTCAGGAGGTCTATGGTACACGAATAATAACGGTACCTCCTGGACCTGCCTTACCGATGATAATCCGGTACTTGGTATTAGCGATGTTCTGGTACCTGATGATTACGAAACCTCAAACACCATTTATATAGCAACTGGCGACAGAGATGGTTGGGACAATAATAGCGTAGGAGTGCTCAAAAGTACAGATGGCGGAGCAACCTGGAATTCAACAGGGTTAAGTTTCAATATCGCTGATGGCGAAATGGTTTCACGACTATTGCAAGATCCAAATGACCCAGAAACAATAATCGCATCAACCACAAATGGTGTTTTTAAAACTAATGATGGAGGTGATACTTGGGACCAACTTTATGCTTATGCATATTTTATAGATATGGAATACAAACCGGGTGATTTCAGCACGCTCTATGGAGCCAAACAAAACGGACAGATAATGGCATCTACAGATGGTGGCGAATCATGGTCAATTATTCTAAGTCTCTCAGCAAGCCGCACTGAAATAGCCGTAAGCCCTGCCAATCCCGATGTTATTTATGCTATTGCTGCAAATGGGTCTGGAGGCCTTAGTTCCATTCAAAAATCTACCGATAGTGGTAACACCTTTACTGAATTAGTGGACGGTAGCGCCAATGGTAAAAATTACCTTGGCTGGGACAATGGTTATGATGATGGCGGACAGGGATGGTATGACCTGGCCATTGCGGTTTCACCATTAGATGCAGACATAGCACTTATTGGCGGCATAAATACATGGAGAACTACTGATGGCGGACAAACATGGAACATGGTTAACCATTGGACTGGTAGTTACAGTGCACAAGCCGTACATGCTGATAAGCATATGCTTAAATACAGGGACAATGGAGACCTATTTGAATGCAACGACGGTGGTGTATACATATCATCAACAGATGGCAGTAATGGCTCCTACAATGACAAAACCAACGGAATGACCATCAGTCAAATATACCGATTAGGTGTTTCGCAAACCAATAGTGATGAAGTAATAATCGGTCTGCAAGATAACGGGACCAAACTAACTTATGATAATTTCTGGGACGATGTACGAGGTGGAGATGGTATGGAATGTATAATAGACTATACCGATGAAAACATACAATACAATACAGTTTATTATGGTTCCATCAGACGCACTACAAACCATTGGAGTTGGAGTACAGACATAACTCCTTCAGGTGCACAGCAAGGTGCATGGGTAGCACCATATGTGATGGATCAAAACGACCACAACACCCTATATGCTGGTTATGCCAACGTATGGAAAACCACAAACCAGGGAAATAGTTGGACACAAATATCCACAATGAACTCAAGCAACAAGCTACGGTCATTGGCTGTAGCCCCGTCAAACTCAGATGTCATTTATACTGCAGATCTGTATAATATCTGGAGAACCACTGATGGTGGAACTACATGGGACAATATATCGCAAGGAATATCAAACGCTGTTACCTATATCACAGTTAAACATGACGACCCTAATACCTTATGGGTTACAGTTGGTGGTTATAACAGCTCAAAAGTATACGAATCAACAAACGGAGGAGACAGCTGGAGCGACATTTCTGCAGGACTGCCATCGATACCTGCTACAAGTATTGTAGAAAACAAACTAATGGACAACCCAAGAATTCTATATTTAAGTACAGAACTTGGTATATTCATAAAAAAAGGAAATGAAGATTGGGTGCCATTTAGCAGAAACCTTCCTAATGTTCACGTAGAGGAACTCGAGATATACTACGATGAAACAACTCCTGAAAACAGCATGCTTAGAGCTGCTTCATATGGAAGAGGATTATGGGAAAACCCCATTACTCTAAACAACAACATCACATTCCATATCGTCAGCCAGGATGATGAAGATGTGGCTAACGCACTAATCAATCTGGAAGGAGCCGACCCACTAATGACAAACATTGGAGGTCTGGCTTCAGCCGAATTAATAAGTGGATACTATCCGGTTACGATCACTGCTGCTGGTTACGAAACATTTAACGATACTGTTCTAATTCATGGCAGTAATATAGTGGAATTAGAAATGACAAGAGGTAGCTATAACGTTGATTTCAATGTTAGCAATTCCAGTAATGGCAATAATATTGAGAATGCAGAAATTAGTATTTCAGAAGGCACCACACTTACAACCAACAACAGCGGTAATGCAAGTGTAACGCTCACAAGTGGTGATTACACGTATTCTGTAAACGCCGTTGGCTATGATCCCATTACTAATGAGTCATTTAGTGTAATGAATGCCAGCCAAATTAACATTACAATGAATGCTGTTGGACTAACCAATATGGATGATAAAGACTTTGATATTTATCCAAATCCTGCGTCAGACAACCTTTTCATCGATGTAGACGGGGTTTACAATGTGAAACTTTACACCGAGAGCGGAAAAATATTAAAAGAACTTGAAGTTAACAATCAAGGCATGATTGACATTAAAGAGATCGCTTCAGGCGTATATTTCATAGAACTGAAAAACGGAGACAGAAAAGCCATTCAAAAAATAATTATTGAATAA